The genomic interval CCCGCCGCGGCGAGGCGCGCCACCTCCTGGACGGTCAGGGTGCGGTCCGAGCGTGCGACGACGCGGGCGGCCTCGGGGCACAATTCCCGCTCCGCCGCGAGTATGCGGTCGAGGAGGGGCTTGTCGCAGGGCACGGTGTCATGGCTCAACGTGACCACTTCGCCCCTTACCAGGCGGGCCGTTTTCTTTTCCGTGTCCACGGCGAGCTCGGCGCGGCCCACCCATCGGGCGTTTGACCCGGCGCTGACCACCAGGGCGCCCGTTTCCGGGACGGTCACGGGCTGCTGGAGCAGCTCGTGGGTGTGTCCCGCCACGAACACATTGATGTCCGGGATTTTTCTGGCCAGGGCGGCGCAGTCCCTGGTGCCCGCGTGCGCCGTCAGGACCAGCAAATCGCAGTCGGGCCTGAGCCGGGCCGCCTCGGCGGCGACGGCCTCCTCGCCGTCCTTTTGACCCATGACCTGGGAGTTGTTCTCCCTCGGCACGGTCATGCCGATGACGCCCACTTTCATGCCGTTCACCTCGACGATTTTGGAGGCCGGGAAGCGCTTTTCATGGAGGTTCGCGCAGACGACGAGTCCGCCGCCCGCGAGGTTGTCGCACTCTTTGAGGTGGTCCAGCCCGTGGGAGAAATCGTGGTTGCCGATGGTGGTCGCGTCGTAGCGGAGCGCGGCCAGGGCCTCCCAGGTGACGCGGCTCTGTGAGACGAAGGCGACCAGGTCGCCCTTCTCCGTCACGTCCCCCGCGTCCAGCAGGAGCACGTCGCCGCGCTCCGCGCGCAGGCCCGCGACATAGCCCGAAAGGTGGGCCAGCCCCCCCACTCCGTCCGCGCCGGGCCGGACGTGGTCGTGGATGTCGTTGGTGTGGAGCAGCAGCAGGCTGCGCTCGGCGCCGAAGGCGGACAGGGCGGTGACAAGAAAGAGGGCCGGCGCGAGCGCGGCGGCGCGGCAAAAAAACGGGTGTCGTGGGGGCATGAGTTGTTCCTGTCGTTTGGCGCGGGCGGCGCCCGCAAAGGTAACACGGGGGCATTCAAGCACATGCCTGGCATGCGGCGCAACAACGGGGTGGGAGGCGGGAGGGCAGGGGGAATGGGACAGATGGGACAGATGGGACAGATGGGACAGATGGGGTGGAAGGGGAGGGATGGGCCACAAAAGGCACAAAAATCACAAAAAAGACAGGGGAAGAGGGGGATAGATTGGACGGATCGGACGGATCGGACGGATCGGACGGATGGGGCGGGGTGGACGGGTGGGCGGGGTGGCGGAAACAGGGTTAGAGCAAGAGCAAGAGCAAGAGCAAGAGCAAGAAAAAACCGGGGTGGCGGGGTGGACGGGGGGACGGGGGGAATGGAAAGCCCCCCCGGAACGGGTCCGGGGGGGCGTGTGGTTCTGTTCTGCGGGGCGCGGGCTCAGCCTTTGAAGAATCCGGCGCGGTTGCGGACGCGCAGGCGCAGGGCGTTCAGCCGGATGAAGCCGGTGGCGTCGGCCTGGTTGTAGGCGCCCTCGTCCTCCTCGAAGGTGCTGATCTTCGGGTCGTAAAGGGTCTTCTCGGCGCGGCGTCCGACGACGTCGCAGTTGCCCTTGTAGAGGCGGAGGCGGGCGGTGCCGGTGACGTTCTCCTGGCTCTTGTCCACGAAGGCGGTGAGGGCCTCCATTTCGGGGGCGTACCAGAAGCCGTTGTAGATGAGCTGGGCGATTTTCGGCGAGAGCTGGTCGCGCTGGAGCATCACCTCGCGGTCCATGGTGACGGACTCGACGGCGCGGTGCGCGGCGTAGAGGATGGTGCCGCCGGGCGTCTCGTAGACGCCGCGGGACTTCATGCCCACGAAGCGGTTTTCGACCAGGTCCACCCGGCCCACGCCGTTCGCGCCGCCGATGGCGTTCAGGCGCTCCAGGAGCGCGGCGGGGGCGAGGCGGTCGCCGTCCACGGCGACGGGCCAGCCCGCCTCGAAGTCCACCTCGACATAGGTGGGCGCGTCCGGGGCCTTCATGGGCGAGACGCTGAGGACGAACATGTCCTCGGGGGGCTCGTTCCACGGGTCCTCGAGGATGCCGCCCTCGAAGGAGATGTGCAGGAGGTTGCGGTCGGAGGAGTAGGGCTTCGCCTTTGTGACGGGCACGGGGATGCCGTGCTCCTGCGCGTAGGCGATCATCTTTTCGCGGGTGTTCAGGGTCCACAGGGGGTCGCGCCAGGGGACGATGAGGCGGACGCCCGGCTCCATGGCCATGCAGGTCATCTCGAAGCGGACCTGGTCGTTGCCCTTGCCCGTGGCGCCGTGTGAGACGGCGTCGGCGCCGGTGGCGCGCAGGGTTTCAATCATGCCCTTGGCGATGATAGGGCGTGCGACGCTGGTGCCGAGCAGGTAGGAGCCCTCGTAAATGGCGTTGGCCCGCATGGCGGGGAAGACGAAGTCGCGGACGAACTCCTCCTTCAGGTCGCCGACGATGGCCTCGCAGGCGCCGGTGCGGACGGCCTTTGCGCGGGCCTCCTCGAGCTCCTCGCCCTGTCCCAGGTCGGCGATGTAGGCCACTACCTCGGCCTTGTAGGTTTCCTGGAGCCATTTCAGGATGATGGACGTGTCCAGTCCGCCCGAATAGGCCAGCACGATCTTCTTCACGTTTGCGCTCATGGGGTTGCTCCTTTTTCCGTCACGCGGGCCGAATTGGCCGCAATGATACCAAAAAACGGGAATGCCGGTCCGATCAGCGCGCGCCGCCCATCAGGGTGGCCATGACGGCCTTCTGGGCGTGGAGGCGGTTTTCGGCCTCGTCGAAGACGACCGACTGCGGCCCGTCAATGACCCCGTCCGTGACCTCGCTGCCGCGGTGGGCGGGCAGGCAGTGCATGAAGAGGGCGTCCGGCTTTGCCAGGGACATCATGCGGGCGTTGACCTGGTAGGGCGCGAAGACCTTTTCGCGCGCCGCGGCCTCGTCCTCCTGGCCCATGCTCGCCCAGACGTCGGTGTAGACCGCGTCGGCGTCTTTCAGGCCCGCCTCGCAGTCGTGGGTGACAGTGATTTCGCCCTTCGCCTCGCGGCGGGCGCGGCCCACGAGATCGGCGCTGCCCTCGTATCCCGGCGGGCAGACGAGGGTGAGGTTCAGGGGAATCCGCGAGGCAAACTCCGCCCAGGAGTGAAACACGTTGTTTCCATCGCCGACGAAGGCCACCTTGAGGCTGCCCAGGTCATGGCCCTTGTGCTCGCGCAGGGTCTGCACGTCGGCCAGAATCTGGCAGGGGTGCAGCAGGTCCGT from Candidatus Hydrogenedentota bacterium carries:
- a CDS encoding metallophosphoesterase, producing MPPRHPFFCRAAALAPALFLVTALSAFGAERSLLLLHTNDIHDHVRPGADGVGGLAHLSGYVAGLRAERGDVLLLDAGDVTEKGDLVAFVSQSRVTWEALAALRYDATTIGNHDFSHGLDHLKECDNLAGGGLVVCANLHEKRFPASKIVEVNGMKVGVIGMTVPRENNSQVMGQKDGEEAVAAEAARLRPDCDLLVLTAHAGTRDCAALARKIPDINVFVAGHTHELLQQPVTVPETGALVVSAGSNARWVGRAELAVDTEKKTARLVRGEVVTLSHDTVPCDKPLLDRILAAERELCPEAARVVARSDRTLTVQEVARLAAAGMREKSGADIAFCNTNQIMRNPLPAGEVTVNSLFLTGGQRGHRLLRVPLTGAQVAAYTAGLFREKKGLSEAAGVAAFRPGDTEAEWMERNGLQPGRAYSVVMPEMEWETRFLKVCGKQLAAEGGVPAVEPCGFSFTDALTEHVEALVRNGGTLDAHAKLPSRRAKEAA
- a CDS encoding argininosuccinate synthase; translation: MSANVKKIVLAYSGGLDTSIILKWLQETYKAEVVAYIADLGQGEELEEARAKAVRTGACEAIVGDLKEEFVRDFVFPAMRANAIYEGSYLLGTSVARPIIAKGMIETLRATGADAVSHGATGKGNDQVRFEMTCMAMEPGVRLIVPWRDPLWTLNTREKMIAYAQEHGIPVPVTKAKPYSSDRNLLHISFEGGILEDPWNEPPEDMFVLSVSPMKAPDAPTYVEVDFEAGWPVAVDGDRLAPAALLERLNAIGGANGVGRVDLVENRFVGMKSRGVYETPGGTILYAAHRAVESVTMDREVMLQRDQLSPKIAQLIYNGFWYAPEMEALTAFVDKSQENVTGTARLRLYKGNCDVVGRRAEKTLYDPKISTFEEDEGAYNQADATGFIRLNALRLRVRNRAGFFKG
- the argF gene encoding ornithine carbamoyltransferase, with the translated sequence MVKDFITLTDFTSDEILALLDLADRLKAMQRAGTPHPLLQGKTLALIFEKPSLRTRLTFQVGMFQLGGQSVLIDEILGRRETVSDMARNLERWVDGIMARTYSHNHVLEMAACVRVPVINALTDLLHPCQILADVQTLREHKGHDLGSLKVAFVGDGNNVFHSWAEFASRIPLNLTLVCPPGYEGSADLVGRARREAKGEITVTHDCEAGLKDADAVYTDVWASMGQEDEAAAREKVFAPYQVNARMMSLAKPDALFMHCLPAHRGSEVTDGVIDGPQSVVFDEAENRLHAQKAVMATLMGGAR